The following coding sequences lie in one Spirosoma sp. KUDC1026 genomic window:
- a CDS encoding rhomboid family intramembrane serine protease — MSGLFDDFRSEFSKPNNTLVQLILVNTVVFLVLLVAKIGFTMAQQGGVYDFLLAQVMIPGSASAFLHKPWTLLTYSFAHEDIFHILYNMLFLFWFGRLIDEYLGSRRLIGLYIMGGLAGGILYLAMYNLVPYFQNQIEAARMLGASAAAFAVAMGAATLLPNYTFHLLFFGPVRIKYIVFFFIVLSIAQSAGPNAGGNLAHLGGAILGFAYVKLLQNGTDLGKPIYWLVDSISNLTKPKPPVKVSYRQRSNASTTTSTYASAASGTPSSSAPNQDEVDTILDKISRSGYESLTREEKQKLFRASQRN, encoded by the coding sequence ATGAGCGGGTTATTCGACGATTTTCGAAGCGAATTCAGCAAGCCCAATAATACGCTGGTGCAGTTAATTCTGGTCAATACGGTTGTATTTCTGGTGTTGCTGGTGGCGAAAATTGGCTTTACTATGGCCCAGCAGGGAGGTGTCTATGATTTTCTGCTGGCGCAGGTCATGATACCGGGTTCTGCTAGTGCTTTTCTGCATAAGCCCTGGACGCTGCTGACGTATTCCTTCGCCCACGAAGATATATTTCACATTCTGTACAACATGCTGTTCCTGTTCTGGTTCGGGCGGTTGATTGATGAATACCTGGGTAGTCGTCGACTGATCGGGCTGTACATTATGGGGGGCCTGGCGGGCGGTATTTTATACCTGGCCATGTATAATCTGGTGCCTTATTTTCAGAACCAGATCGAAGCCGCTCGGATGCTGGGTGCTTCAGCGGCCGCTTTTGCGGTAGCAATGGGTGCTGCTACGTTGCTGCCGAACTATACATTTCATCTGCTGTTCTTCGGGCCGGTCCGCATCAAGTACATTGTCTTCTTCTTTATCGTTCTGTCTATTGCTCAATCAGCGGGGCCTAATGCCGGAGGAAACCTGGCGCACCTGGGCGGGGCAATACTGGGATTCGCTTATGTAAAATTGCTGCAGAACGGTACTGATTTAGGAAAACCTATCTATTGGCTGGTTGATAGTATAAGCAACCTGACCAAGCCTAAACCACCGGTAAAAGTGTCTTATCGTCAGCGGAGCAACGCCAGCACCACGACAAGTACATATGCCTCGGCGGCTAGTGGGACACCCTCGTCGTCAGCACCTAATCAAGACGAAGTCGATACTATCCTGGATAAGATATCACGTTCCGGCTACGAGAGCCTGACGCGCGAAGAGAAGCAGAAACTGTTCCGGGCCAGTCAGCGGAATTAA
- a CDS encoding rhomboid family intramembrane serine protease, which translates to MFSLTPVVRVLLIINVLVFFVTDENVIQQFGLHSFLSESFNPTQIITHMFLHGSFGHIFSNMIGLVVFGPMLEQFWGPRRFTFFYFFTGIGAALLFSGINYIEMRDVYEAVLEYRSNPTPDGFLSFIDSEASSLYDRLQPVIDQFQRMPNDAQTKEYTLRIVNKIYGEQISQPMVGASGAIFGVIMGFGLLFPNTQLFLLFPPIPIKAKYLVLIYGAYELYSGVYQAQSDNVAHFAHIGGMLFAFILVKYWNSQRKTFY; encoded by the coding sequence ATGTTTTCACTTACCCCGGTTGTTCGTGTTCTACTGATCATAAACGTACTGGTATTTTTTGTGACAGACGAGAACGTGATTCAACAGTTTGGGTTGCATTCATTTCTGTCTGAATCATTCAATCCGACGCAGATTATCACCCACATGTTTCTACATGGCAGTTTTGGCCATATTTTCAGCAACATGATCGGGCTGGTTGTTTTTGGACCCATGCTGGAGCAGTTCTGGGGGCCACGCCGGTTTACGTTTTTTTACTTTTTTACGGGCATAGGGGCCGCACTCCTGTTCTCCGGGATCAATTATATCGAGATGCGGGACGTATATGAAGCCGTGCTGGAGTATCGGTCCAATCCAACACCAGATGGCTTTCTATCGTTTATCGATAGTGAAGCGTCGTCCCTGTACGACCGGTTACAACCTGTGATCGATCAATTTCAGCGGATGCCGAACGATGCTCAGACTAAGGAGTATACGCTGCGAATCGTAAACAAAATTTACGGCGAACAGATTAGTCAACCGATGGTTGGGGCCTCAGGCGCGATTTTTGGTGTGATCATGGGATTTGGGTTGTTGTTTCCAAACACTCAGCTATTTTTGTTGTTCCCACCAATACCAATCAAAGCCAAATACCTCGTTTTAATATACGGGGCTTACGAACTGTATTCAGGCGTCTATCAGGCGCAATCCGATAACGTAGCTCATTTTGCGCACATCGGTGGTATGCTGTTTGCATTTATACTAGTGAAGTACTGGAATTCACAACGAAAAACATTCTATTAA